The following coding sequences are from one Poecilia reticulata strain Guanapo linkage group LG18, Guppy_female_1.0+MT, whole genome shotgun sequence window:
- the LOC103480301 gene encoding kelch-like protein 13 isoform X2, producing MEFTRRYLPMEWEERWRKEKEKRKRVIEEGGEGLEQDNRELRRIVAYNNSRMGLVSQGDKTKESGVRKTQTNTDDASGHISDEAFEDMEHHVCTFSSKTFSKEIFMTLKELQISSILTDVTLTTEDGSSFSVHSLILAAVSAFILDKLKEKNMGQSYNTQGKVTTWSVHLGNEVDKIGLQAVIEFAYSGDVPILNKDTLTQIKTAAKVLEVRRLLDLCNNIEDQCPKTEQDRISAGVHLKNMLRSIERLLEDKVGCDVILDLDGISFLVHRVILAASSDYFRGMFTCGMKESHQACITLPFVPACELEALISWSYSGTLHLSWNCVFEITCTALQLQFQPAFLLCLKFMREEMQINSCLDVESFAEAYGLSELLEEANDFVLRNFRDVSATPKFQDLPAQKLLDLLRCDGLCVPSELTVFRAVISWIQADPEERLAHAAVLMSGVRFPLMTFREFREVRAINLRMECFADKEVELYGSALKEFGFSLPKSAEYCRIRRPKDVLCVVGGDQLEPDVGKRIPSQDIWFANSLRNGTGLVKEIEWRRLGEIPDKPKFRHGVAVMDRRLFVAGGCYFYAKDNIMTSAYSYDPVTNTWKRLANMQEPRSNFSLVVHEERLYAIGGDKEIDTNTDSVEMYKPDSDSWRCAWSFPGLQSGFGSVTGPFLNGTCVWSSCKLIFLEKSSQCKFSQRKAQLCQCTTELNFTYIFEPYQPFFFYVIINN from the exons ATGGAGTTTACGAGACGCTACCTTCCGATGGAGTGGGAAGAGCgatggaggaaagaaaaggagaaaaggaaaagagtGATTGAAGAAGGTGGAGAAGGGTTAGAGCAAGACAACCGTGAGTTGAGGCGAATTGTTGCTTACAACAATTCCAGGATGGGCCTAGTCAGTCAAGGAGATAAAACTAAAGAGTCTGGGGTGAGAAAGACTCAAACTAATACAGACGATGCCAGTGGACATATCAGTGATGAGGCATTTGAGGATATGGAACATCATGTCTGCACATTCTCAAGCAAAACCTTTTCTAAAGAGATATTTATGACTCTTAAAGAACTGCAGATTTCCTCTATTCTTACAGACGTGACTCTGACTACTGAAGACGGCAGCAGCTTTAGTGTACATTCCCTTATTCTGGCTGCTGTCAGTGCCTTCATTCTAGACAAActtaaggaaaaaaacatgggaCAGTCTTACAATACCCAAGGGAAAGTCACAACGTGGTCGGTGCACCTGGGTAATGAAGTTGACAAAATTGGGCTTCAGGCAGTTATTGAGTTTGCTTACAGTGGAGATGTAccaattttaaacaaagacacATTAACTCAGATCAAAACTGCAGCTAAAGTACTGGAGGTCCGACGACTGCTGGATCTCTGCAACAACATAGAAGATCAATgtccaaaaacagaacaagataGAATCTCTGCAGGAGTACATCTGAAGAATATGCTGCGATCCATTGAAAGGTTGTTGGAAGACAAAGTTGGGTGTGATGTAATTTTGGACCTGGATGGCATTTCTTTCCTTG TTCATAGAGTTATCCTGGCAGCAAGCAGCGACTACTTTCGTGGGATGTTCACATGTGGAATGAAGGAATCTCACCAGGCCTGTATCACTCTTCCCTTTGTACCGGCTTGTGAATTAGAGGCACTAATCAGTTGGTCCTACAGCGGGACTCTTCATCTCAGCTGGAACTGTGTTTTTGAGATAACCTGCACTGCCCTGCAGCTTCAGTTTCAACCTGCTTTCTTGCTTTGCCTCAAATTCATGCGAGAAGAAATGCAGATAAACTCGTGTCTAGACGTGGAATCATTTGCTGAAGCATATGGCTTGTCAGAACTCCTCGAGGAAGCCAATGACTTTGTACTGAGAAACTTTAGGGACGTGTCAGCAACTCCAAAGTTTCAAGACCTTCCAGCACAGAAGCTCCTGGACTTGCTTCGCTGCGACGGTCTGTGCGTGCCTTCAGAGTTGACTGTATTTCGTGCTGTAATCTCCTGGATTCAGGCAGATCCCGAAGAGAGGTTGGCCCATGCTGCTGTACTGATGAGTGGAGTTCGTTTCCCACTTATGACTTTTCGTGAGTTCAGGGAGGTCAGAGCAATTAATCTACGCATGGAGTGCTTTGCAGACAAAGAAGTGGAACTCTATGGATCCGCTCTCAAAGAATTTGGGTTCAGCCTCCCAAAGTCTGCTGAATACTGCCGGATCAGGCGACCTAAAGATGTTCTTTGTGTGGTTGGGGGAGATCAGCTAGAACCAGATGTGGGTAAACGTATACCAAGCCAGGATATCTGGTTTGCCAACTCTTTGCGCAATGGCACAGGTTTGGTGAAGGAGATAGAGTGGAGGAGACTAGGTGAGATTCCAGACAAGCCAAAGTTCAGACATGGTGTGGCAGTAATGGACAGAAGGTTGTTCGTAGCTGGTGGATGTTACTTTTATGCCAAGGATAACATAATGACATCAGCCTACAG CTACGACCCCGTGACTAACACTTGGAAAAGGTTGGCCAACATGCAGGAGCCAAGAAGTAACTTCTCATTGGTGGTGCATGAGGAGCGCCTTTATGCCATTGGTGGAGACAAAGAGATTGACACCAACACAGACAGCGTTGAGATGTATAAACCAGATAGCGACTCATGGAg GTGTGCCTGGTCTTTTCCTGGTTTGCAGTCAGGGTTTGGCTCAGTGACAGGTCCATTTCTGAATGGAACTTGTGTTTGGAGCAGCTGCAAATTAATCTTCCTGGAGAAGAGCTCGCAATGCAAATTCTCTCAGAGAAAGGCTCAACTGTGTCAGTGTACCACTGAGTTGAACTTTACGTACATATTTGAACCatatcaacctttttttttttacgtaatcATCAATAATTGA
- the LOC103480299 gene encoding C-type mannose receptor 2-like: protein MQWSLILLFLMAQCCFMDCQLYQFHYINESKTWTEAQQYCRENHTDLVTVTNMKDMKRLINISAGDQSEAWIGLYDQTLGNRTWRWSLPGVEFNESETNWYNGEPKDGRNCAHMLLKVKWLSIDCSFPSYFLCYNESDTSHKYHLIKEQKSWLEAQSYCRENHTDLISGTKQLQDEEVKMMMNSADFEKVFIGLFRDTWRWSDGSSFSFRHWNLKFDNHIINSGQCAMTVFDDGGRWKNENCDERKPFICYDDKLILIKEAMNWHEALTYCRENHHDLVTITNMDDQRSVQQEAQFASTPFVWIGLRFNCSRNVWFWVCDNWTWNEQNDCNMFGAMQAGGEHRWFQRNGSERFNFICSKY, encoded by the exons ATGCAGTGGAGTCTGATTCTGCTCTTCCTGATGG CTCAGTGTTGTTTCATGGACTGTCAGCTCTATCAGTTTCACTACATTAATGAGAGTAAGACCTGgactgaagctcagcagtactgCAGAGAGAATCACACTGACCTGGTCACAGTGACTAACATGAAGGACATGAAGAGACTCATCAACATCTCAGCTGGAGATCAGAGTGAAGCTTGGATTGGTCTGTATGATCAAACACTTGGTAACAGAACATGGCGCTGGTCTCTGCCTGGAGTGGAGTTCAATGAAAGTGAGACAAACTGGTATAATGGAGAACCAAAGGATGGAAGGAACTGTGCACATATGCTTCTAAAAGTCAAATGGCTATCTATTGATTGTAGTTTCCCTTCATATTTCCTTTGTTATAATG AAAGTGATACATCCCATAAATATCACTTGATTAAAGAGCAGAAGTCCTGGCTGGAAGCTCAGAGTTACTGCAGAGAGAATCACACAGACCTGATCAGTGGAACGAAGCAGCTACAGGATGAAGaagtgaagatgatgatgaactctgcagactttgaaaaagtattcattggTCTGTTCAGAGACACCTGGAGGTGGTCAGATGGAAGCAGTTTCTCTTTCAGACACTGGAATCTGAAGTTTGACAATCATATAATCAACAGTGGTCAATGTGCCATGACTGTGTTTGATGATGGAGGCAGATGGAAGAATGAGAACTGTGATGAAAGAAAACCCTTCATCTGTTATGATG ATAAATTGATCCTGATCAAAGAAGCGATGAACTGGCATGAGGCCTTAACCTACTGCAGAGAGAACCACCATGACCTGGTCACCATCACCAACATGGATGATCAGAGATCAGTTCAGCAGGAAGCCCAGTTTGCCTCGACTCCTTTTGTCTGGATTGGTCTGCGTTTCAACTGCAGTAggaatgtttggttctgggttTGTGATAACTGGACCTGGAATGAACAAAATGACTGTAACATGTTTGGAGCCATGCAGGCAGGAGGAGAACATCGGTGGTTCCAAAGAAACGGCAGTGAGAGATTTAACTTCATCTGTTCCAAATATTAA
- the LOC103480345 gene encoding C-type lectin lectoxin-Lio3-like: MKDMERLINISAGDQSEAWIGLYDQTHDELILIKENKTWEDALTYCRDHHHDLVTITNMDDQRWIQEKIKNASTDYVWMGLSYAYTLDFWFWVSDEVVSYKNWAKDEPMDDCDMSGAMETGGEHKWFKRNDTEKFNFICSK, translated from the exons ATGAAGGACATGGAGAGACTCATCAACATCTCAGCTGGAGATCAGAGTGAAGCTTGGATTGGTCTGTATGATCAAACACATG ATGAATTGATCctgatcaaagaaaataaaacctgggaGGACGCCTTAACCTACTGCAGAGATCATCACCATGACCTGGTCACCATCACCAACATGGATGATCAGAGATGGATCCAGGAGAAAATCAAGAACGCATCGACTGATTATGTCTGGATGGGTCTGAGCTACGCCTACACTCTGgatttctggttctgggtcagtGACGAGGTGGTCAGCTATAAGAACTGGGCCAAAGATGAACCGATGGACGACTGTGACATGTCTGGAGCCATGGAGACGGGAGGAGAACATAAATGGTTCAAAAGAAATGACACTGAGAAGTTTAATTTCATCTGTTCTAAATAG
- the LOC103480301 gene encoding kelch-like protein 33 isoform X1 — MEFTRRYLPMEWEERWRKEKEKRKRVIEEGGEGLEQDNRELRRIVAYNNSRMGLVSQGDKTKESGVRKTQTNTDDASGHISDEAFEDMEHHVCTFSSKTFSKEIFMTLKELQISSILTDVTLTTEDGSSFSVHSLILAAVSAFILDKLKEKNMGQSYNTQGKVTTWSVHLGNEVDKIGLQAVIEFAYSGDVPILNKDTLTQIKTAAKVLEVRRLLDLCNNIEDQCPKTEQDRISAGVHLKNMLRSIERLLEDKVGCDVILDLDGISFLVHRVILAASSDYFRGMFTCGMKESHQACITLPFVPACELEALISWSYSGTLHLSWNCVFEITCTALQLQFQPAFLLCLKFMREEMQINSCLDVESFAEAYGLSELLEEANDFVLRNFRDVSATPKFQDLPAQKLLDLLRCDGLCVPSELTVFRAVISWIQADPEERLAHAAVLMSGVRFPLMTFREFREVRAINLRMECFADKEVELYGSALKEFGFSLPKSAEYCRIRRPKDVLCVVGGDQLEPDVGKRIPSQDIWFANSLRNGTGLVKEIEWRRLGEIPDKPKFRHGVAVMDRRLFVAGGCYFYAKDNIMTSAYSYDPVTNTWKRLANMQEPRSNFSLVVHEERLYAIGGDKEIDTNTDSVEMYKPDSDSWSLVHALDQALSGYGVSALKGGIFISGGFNCKYVCLVSMFLYHPERGSVYMADMSYDRAQHCMEALRGRLYVAGGVCNLRKFYTNQLACEVYDPVTDSWADFSSLPVPHVGSASAVLEEKLYVLGGYCQDDYSESGLVHRFDPGLQRWETMGKLPGAVTDIKACLLHLPQQFRH; from the exons ATGGAGTTTACGAGACGCTACCTTCCGATGGAGTGGGAAGAGCgatggaggaaagaaaaggagaaaaggaaaagagtGATTGAAGAAGGTGGAGAAGGGTTAGAGCAAGACAACCGTGAGTTGAGGCGAATTGTTGCTTACAACAATTCCAGGATGGGCCTAGTCAGTCAAGGAGATAAAACTAAAGAGTCTGGGGTGAGAAAGACTCAAACTAATACAGACGATGCCAGTGGACATATCAGTGATGAGGCATTTGAGGATATGGAACATCATGTCTGCACATTCTCAAGCAAAACCTTTTCTAAAGAGATATTTATGACTCTTAAAGAACTGCAGATTTCCTCTATTCTTACAGACGTGACTCTGACTACTGAAGACGGCAGCAGCTTTAGTGTACATTCCCTTATTCTGGCTGCTGTCAGTGCCTTCATTCTAGACAAActtaaggaaaaaaacatgggaCAGTCTTACAATACCCAAGGGAAAGTCACAACGTGGTCGGTGCACCTGGGTAATGAAGTTGACAAAATTGGGCTTCAGGCAGTTATTGAGTTTGCTTACAGTGGAGATGTAccaattttaaacaaagacacATTAACTCAGATCAAAACTGCAGCTAAAGTACTGGAGGTCCGACGACTGCTGGATCTCTGCAACAACATAGAAGATCAATgtccaaaaacagaacaagataGAATCTCTGCAGGAGTACATCTGAAGAATATGCTGCGATCCATTGAAAGGTTGTTGGAAGACAAAGTTGGGTGTGATGTAATTTTGGACCTGGATGGCATTTCTTTCCTTG TTCATAGAGTTATCCTGGCAGCAAGCAGCGACTACTTTCGTGGGATGTTCACATGTGGAATGAAGGAATCTCACCAGGCCTGTATCACTCTTCCCTTTGTACCGGCTTGTGAATTAGAGGCACTAATCAGTTGGTCCTACAGCGGGACTCTTCATCTCAGCTGGAACTGTGTTTTTGAGATAACCTGCACTGCCCTGCAGCTTCAGTTTCAACCTGCTTTCTTGCTTTGCCTCAAATTCATGCGAGAAGAAATGCAGATAAACTCGTGTCTAGACGTGGAATCATTTGCTGAAGCATATGGCTTGTCAGAACTCCTCGAGGAAGCCAATGACTTTGTACTGAGAAACTTTAGGGACGTGTCAGCAACTCCAAAGTTTCAAGACCTTCCAGCACAGAAGCTCCTGGACTTGCTTCGCTGCGACGGTCTGTGCGTGCCTTCAGAGTTGACTGTATTTCGTGCTGTAATCTCCTGGATTCAGGCAGATCCCGAAGAGAGGTTGGCCCATGCTGCTGTACTGATGAGTGGAGTTCGTTTCCCACTTATGACTTTTCGTGAGTTCAGGGAGGTCAGAGCAATTAATCTACGCATGGAGTGCTTTGCAGACAAAGAAGTGGAACTCTATGGATCCGCTCTCAAAGAATTTGGGTTCAGCCTCCCAAAGTCTGCTGAATACTGCCGGATCAGGCGACCTAAAGATGTTCTTTGTGTGGTTGGGGGAGATCAGCTAGAACCAGATGTGGGTAAACGTATACCAAGCCAGGATATCTGGTTTGCCAACTCTTTGCGCAATGGCACAGGTTTGGTGAAGGAGATAGAGTGGAGGAGACTAGGTGAGATTCCAGACAAGCCAAAGTTCAGACATGGTGTGGCAGTAATGGACAGAAGGTTGTTCGTAGCTGGTGGATGTTACTTTTATGCCAAGGATAACATAATGACATCAGCCTACAG CTACGACCCCGTGACTAACACTTGGAAAAGGTTGGCCAACATGCAGGAGCCAAGAAGTAACTTCTCATTGGTGGTGCATGAGGAGCGCCTTTATGCCATTGGTGGAGACAAAGAGATTGACACCAACACAGACAGCGTTGAGATGTATAAACCAGATAGCGACTCATGGAg CTTGGTCCATGCTCTGGACCAGGCCCTCAGTGGTTATGGAGTCTCTGCCCTAAAGGGAGGCATTTTCATCTCTGGAGGTTTTAACTGTAAATATGTGTGCCTGGTCTCCATGTTCCTGTACCACCCGGAGAGAGGAAGTGTCTACATGGCGGACATGTCCTACGACCGAGCCCAACACTGTATGGAAGCGTTGAGAGGACGCCTTTACGTTGCCGGTGGGGTGTGTAACCTGAGGAAGTTCTACACCAATCAGCTAGCCTGTGAGGTGTATGACCCAGTGACAGACTCTTGGGCTGATTTTTCCTCGCTGCCAGTGCCCCATGTTGGTTCTGCCTCAGCTGTCCTGGAGGAGAAGCTCTACGTTCTGGGAGGATACTGCCAGGACGATTACAGCGAGTCGGGACTGGTCCATCGGTTTGACCCCGGCCTCCAGCGGTGGGAGACCATGGGCAAACTGCCAGGGGCTGTTACTGACATTAAAGCCTGTCTTCTCCACTTGCCCCAGCAATTCAGACACTAA